The Agarilytica rhodophyticola genome has a window encoding:
- a CDS encoding Zn-dependent alcohol dehydrogenase produces the protein MVISRAAVADGKGAFCVENIEVGDPIGDEILVELRASGICHTDWDSIRTWRNPFIIGHEGAGIVRNIGPEVTKVKPGDNVILNWAIPCGNCFQCQHGNLHICHNNNAVISSSKNGHAHPGASMLNGKPIERSFHLGTLCEFTVVKEAAVVKSSIDIPYTSASIIGCGVMTGYGSVVNAANVKAGSSICVVGCGGVGLNVIQAAKISGAATIIAIDLKGQRLEQAKLFGATHTILADKKDAGLIQAISQVKQITNNIGADYAFECTAVPTLGAVPLALIRNAGIAVQVSGIEQTINFDCSLFEWDKYYINPLYGQCKPEVDFRKILSLYQQGRLKLDELVTKTYTLDELNQGFSDMLEGKVAKAVVVFNEASE, from the coding sequence ATGGTTATTTCAAGAGCCGCAGTTGCGGATGGTAAGGGTGCCTTTTGTGTTGAAAATATTGAAGTAGGTGATCCCATAGGGGATGAAATTTTAGTTGAGTTAAGAGCTTCTGGTATTTGTCATACAGACTGGGACTCTATTCGCACATGGCGCAACCCTTTTATCATTGGACATGAGGGCGCAGGTATCGTTAGAAATATCGGGCCAGAGGTAACTAAAGTAAAGCCTGGTGACAACGTGATACTGAATTGGGCGATTCCTTGCGGTAATTGTTTTCAATGTCAGCATGGAAACTTGCACATTTGTCACAATAATAATGCAGTGATAAGTTCCAGTAAAAATGGACATGCCCATCCTGGTGCATCTATGTTAAACGGAAAGCCTATTGAGCGTTCTTTTCATCTAGGTACTTTATGTGAATTTACTGTTGTTAAAGAAGCTGCTGTGGTTAAGTCTTCGATTGATATCCCTTATACTAGTGCATCGATTATAGGTTGTGGTGTGATGACCGGCTACGGTTCGGTTGTGAATGCCGCTAATGTAAAAGCAGGATCAAGTATCTGTGTAGTGGGATGCGGCGGTGTTGGCTTAAATGTTATTCAAGCCGCTAAAATTTCTGGTGCTGCAACAATTATAGCAATTGATTTAAAAGGGCAACGCCTAGAGCAGGCAAAGCTTTTTGGTGCTACTCATACCATCCTAGCAGATAAAAAAGATGCAGGCTTAATTCAGGCGATATCACAAGTTAAACAGATTACTAATAATATCGGGGCTGATTATGCTTTTGAATGCACTGCCGTGCCAACACTAGGGGCAGTACCTTTGGCTTTAATTCGTAACGCAGGTATAGCTGTTCAGGTAAGTGGTATTGAACAAACAATTAATTTTGATTGTTCCTTGTTCGAATGGGATAAGTATTACATTAATCCGCTATATGGCCAATGTAAACCTGAAGTTGATTTTAGAAAAATACTATCTTTATACCAACAAGGTAGACTCAAACTAGATGAACTCGTTACAAAAACCTACACCTTAGATGAATTAAATCAAGGGTTTTCCGATATGCTAGAAGGCAAAGTAGCGAAAGCTGTTGTCGTTTTTAATGAAGCCAGTGAATAG
- a CDS encoding alpha/beta hydrolase — protein sequence MAVIRVEASNPEFSPNNTMYYTLHSSFLDGRSDVCIYNVLAEGSDVPIIFLLHGVYGSQWVWMHLGGVHHVYERLRHQGLGDFILVMPSDGGYKAGSAYLPIATSEGVKNYEAWIIEDVRASVIENVCNVSNKSKIYLCGLSMGGYGALRLGAKYVDLIHGISAHSAVTNLDDLAHFLDYSINVYIGQDHMETSIIHWLLSNSECLPPIRFDCGLSDRLIQSNINLSKKLTDEGISHIFEKNNGGHNWSYWHTNIAKTLCFFNRLHYG from the coding sequence ATGGCAGTTATTAGAGTCGAAGCATCTAATCCAGAGTTCTCTCCTAATAATACAATGTATTATACTCTTCATTCATCTTTTCTTGATGGCCGCAGTGATGTATGCATTTATAATGTCCTAGCTGAGGGTAGTGATGTACCCATAATCTTTCTTCTCCATGGTGTTTATGGCAGTCAATGGGTGTGGATGCATCTTGGCGGTGTTCACCATGTCTACGAGCGTTTACGTCACCAGGGTTTAGGTGATTTTATTTTGGTTATGCCTTCAGATGGTGGTTATAAAGCGGGATCAGCCTATTTGCCGATTGCGACCTCTGAAGGCGTCAAAAACTATGAAGCGTGGATTATTGAAGATGTTAGAGCCTCAGTAATAGAGAATGTCTGTAACGTGAGTAATAAATCAAAAATTTACTTGTGTGGACTTTCTATGGGGGGATATGGTGCATTACGTTTAGGTGCTAAATACGTAGATCTTATCCATGGCATATCCGCTCACTCGGCGGTAACAAATCTAGATGATCTAGCACATTTCTTAGACTACTCTATAAATGTTTATATTGGTCAAGACCATATGGAAACGTCAATTATTCACTGGTTGTTATCTAACTCTGAGTGTTTACCCCCGATACGTTTTGACTGCGGCCTATCCGACCGCTTAATTCAAAGCAATATTAATCTGTCAAAAAAATTAACTGATGAAGGTATTTCCCATATTTTTGAGAAGAACAATGGGGGACATAATTGGAGTTATTGGCATACTAATATTGCTAAAACCTTGTGCTTCTTTAACAGGCTTCACTATGGATAG
- a CDS encoding AraC family transcriptional regulator, whose product MAQKSKVYCEPFCIKDGYDFEIHHVMYGEHDNYSCFTHFHEVHELIFFEKVEGTFYYHQGQSSLQDYDIVFTPAMETHDFSLKSKEKSWFIVQFSSKILESEGLKNGASIFQTGTHFRLDKKYIAQLQQIIKWSHESFVESPFSHKSLALLKLAIIILTEHSQPLKAHQVHIQNKNSNFDKIYPVVNLFRTQQVVDISLQQAADLCNLSASYFSRLFKNVFRQPFSEYIIHHKLYNAARILSQENTSITEISYSLNFSSPSHFITLFKKKFGQTPKKYRTATNSCNKVD is encoded by the coding sequence ATGGCGCAAAAATCCAAAGTATATTGTGAACCGTTTTGTATTAAAGACGGATATGACTTCGAAATTCACCACGTGATGTATGGTGAACACGATAATTACTCATGTTTTACGCATTTCCATGAAGTTCATGAGCTTATTTTTTTTGAAAAAGTCGAAGGGACATTTTATTATCATCAGGGTCAATCTTCGTTGCAAGACTACGATATAGTTTTTACTCCCGCTATGGAAACTCATGATTTCTCTTTAAAAAGTAAAGAAAAGTCGTGGTTTATCGTACAGTTTTCATCAAAAATACTTGAATCAGAAGGGCTTAAAAACGGAGCATCAATATTTCAAACTGGAACACATTTTAGACTTGACAAAAAATATATTGCTCAATTGCAGCAAATTATAAAGTGGTCACATGAGAGCTTTGTCGAATCGCCCTTTTCTCATAAAAGTTTAGCGCTACTAAAGTTAGCAATTATTATACTAACTGAACACTCACAACCATTAAAAGCACATCAAGTCCATATACAAAATAAAAATTCAAATTTTGACAAAATCTACCCTGTAGTAAACCTCTTTAGAACACAGCAGGTGGTAGACATAAGCCTTCAACAGGCTGCTGATCTTTGTAATCTTTCGGCATCATATTTCTCTCGCTTATTTAAAAATGTATTCCGCCAACCCTTCTCTGAATATATTATTCATCATAAGCTTTATAATGCCGCACGTATACTCTCTCAAGAAAATACTTCGATCACAGAAATCAGCTACTCACTTAATTTCTCTAGCCCTTCTCATTTCATTACTTTATTTAAAAAAAAATTTGGCCAAACACCAAAAAAATATCGGA